In Paenarthrobacter sp. GOM3, a single window of DNA contains:
- a CDS encoding N(5)-(carboxyethyl)ornithine synthase codes for MTAPTGQLSIGVLATSLKPNERRLPIHPQHLERIAPEVRRQLRFEFGYGERFGLPDSKLESLVGGLGTRQELIANSDVILLPKPQAQDLAELRDGQTLWGWPHCVQDRAITQLAIDKKLTLIAFEAMNHWAGDGGFGLHVFHKNNELAGYCSVLHALALTGSTGDYGRRLSAVVIGFGATARGAVTALNAHGVHDVQVLTNRGVAAVGSPIHSVRIVQFDHDNEAPFLSEVITNNGRKPLAPFLAAADIVVNCTLQDPNAPLTYLRTEDLAEFQPDSLIVDVSCDEGMGFSWARTTTFDEPMFRVGGHVNYYAVDHSPSYLWNSASWEISEALLPFLDTVVAGPDAWDANETISRAIEIRDGVIRNLDVLEFQGRSAEYPHLATA; via the coding sequence GTGACCGCGCCAACCGGCCAGCTGAGCATAGGCGTCCTTGCCACCTCGCTGAAACCCAACGAGCGGCGCCTGCCGATCCACCCACAGCATTTGGAACGCATCGCTCCGGAAGTCCGCCGGCAACTACGCTTTGAGTTCGGCTACGGCGAACGGTTCGGCCTCCCGGACAGCAAACTTGAATCGTTGGTGGGCGGACTCGGCACGCGCCAGGAGTTGATCGCCAACAGCGACGTCATCCTGCTGCCCAAGCCGCAGGCCCAGGACCTCGCCGAGCTCCGGGATGGCCAAACACTGTGGGGCTGGCCCCACTGCGTCCAGGACCGTGCCATCACCCAACTGGCCATCGATAAGAAGCTCACGCTCATCGCCTTCGAGGCAATGAACCATTGGGCCGGCGATGGCGGCTTTGGCCTGCACGTTTTCCATAAGAACAACGAACTCGCCGGGTACTGCTCCGTGCTGCATGCCCTGGCACTCACGGGGTCCACGGGCGACTATGGCCGCCGGCTGAGCGCCGTGGTGATCGGTTTCGGGGCAACTGCCCGCGGTGCTGTCACGGCGCTCAATGCCCATGGCGTCCATGACGTTCAGGTCCTGACCAACCGCGGCGTGGCCGCCGTCGGGTCCCCGATCCATTCGGTAAGGATCGTGCAGTTCGACCACGACAATGAGGCCCCGTTCCTCAGCGAGGTCATCACGAACAACGGGCGCAAACCGCTGGCACCATTCCTGGCGGCGGCGGACATCGTGGTCAATTGCACCCTGCAGGACCCGAATGCGCCGCTGACATACTTGCGGACCGAGGACCTGGCGGAATTCCAGCCCGACAGCTTGATCGTGGATGTTTCCTGCGACGAAGGCATGGGCTTCAGCTGGGCGCGGACCACGACGTTCGACGAGCCAATGTTCCGCGTGGGTGGCCACGTCAATTACTACGCGGTGGATCACAGTCCGTCCTACCTGTGGAACTCGGCCAGCTGGGAAATCAGCGAGGCTTTGTTGCCCTTCCTGGACACTGTGGTGGCGGGACCGGACGCATGGGATGCCAACGAGACCATCAGCCGCGCCATCGAAATCCGCGACGGCGTCATCCGCAACTTGGACGTCCTCGAGTTCCAGGGCCGCTCGGCGGAGTACCCGCACCTCGCAACGGCATAG
- a CDS encoding MFS transporter: MAPPPPSAAHVSQPVIDSLSARPLPDTNQPDTVTQPLAVVSEKLPWRHTFISLKVPNFRIFAIGHFIAVIAIWMQRIAQDWMVLELSGSVTAVGITVALQFMPSLFLGPWGGMIADRFPKRKILIICQSAAAVLAALLAVLSLSQRVEVWHVYAIALALGFVTVLDQPARQVFVNELVGPKYLRNAISVNSTTFQLGGLIGPALAGVLLTAVGAGWAFAANAVACCSTVTMLLILRKDQLHLSQPTPRKKGMLREGLNYALSKPTIYWPWLMAGFVAVFAMSLPVLLAAFADHVYDAGAGGYGLLNAMVALGALTGAVASTRRRQLRLRSVVTSAGLYGLMLCLSSIMPSMVWFSVIMVLAGFWCLMFLTAANQMVQTSSNMSIRGRVMSLYLVVLIGGQAIGGPMMGWLAEHLGPHLAILIAGGVPAIAAAVVAVVLARKSSLHIKVDLRDRRRVLRIVQEPQTA, from the coding sequence CACCCCCACCGCCTTCAGCGGCACACGTCAGCCAGCCCGTCATCGATTCTTTGTCCGCCCGTCCCTTGCCGGACACAAACCAGCCGGACACCGTCACCCAGCCACTCGCCGTCGTGAGTGAAAAGCTGCCCTGGCGGCATACGTTCATCTCCCTGAAGGTCCCCAACTTCAGGATTTTCGCGATCGGCCACTTCATCGCCGTGATCGCCATCTGGATGCAGCGCATCGCCCAGGACTGGATGGTTCTTGAACTTTCCGGTTCCGTCACCGCCGTCGGAATTACCGTGGCGCTGCAGTTCATGCCATCGCTGTTCCTGGGGCCCTGGGGCGGCATGATCGCCGACCGCTTCCCCAAACGGAAGATCCTCATCATCTGCCAGTCGGCGGCTGCGGTGCTGGCTGCCCTGTTGGCCGTCCTGTCACTGAGCCAGCGGGTTGAGGTCTGGCACGTATATGCCATTGCCCTGGCGTTAGGCTTCGTGACGGTCCTCGACCAACCGGCACGGCAGGTCTTCGTCAATGAACTCGTCGGGCCAAAATACCTGCGCAACGCCATCAGCGTGAACTCAACGACCTTCCAGCTCGGCGGCCTGATCGGGCCGGCCCTGGCCGGTGTGCTGCTCACAGCCGTGGGGGCTGGCTGGGCGTTCGCCGCCAACGCGGTTGCGTGCTGCTCCACCGTGACCATGCTGCTCATCCTGCGCAAGGACCAGCTGCACCTCAGCCAGCCCACGCCGCGCAAGAAGGGCATGCTGCGGGAAGGCCTGAACTACGCGCTCAGCAAGCCCACCATCTACTGGCCTTGGCTCATGGCGGGCTTCGTCGCAGTTTTCGCGATGAGCCTTCCGGTGCTGTTGGCGGCGTTTGCGGACCACGTGTACGACGCCGGGGCCGGAGGCTACGGCCTGCTGAACGCGATGGTTGCGCTCGGTGCACTGACCGGCGCGGTGGCGTCCACCCGACGTCGGCAGTTGCGGTTACGTTCGGTGGTCACGTCCGCCGGGTTGTACGGCCTGATGCTCTGCCTGTCCTCGATCATGCCGTCCATGGTGTGGTTCAGCGTCATCATGGTGCTCGCCGGATTCTGGTGCCTGATGTTCCTGACCGCCGCCAACCAGATGGTGCAGACCAGTTCCAACATGAGTATCCGTGGCCGCGTCATGAGCCTGTACCTCGTGGTGTTGATCGGTGGCCAGGCGATCGGCGGCCCCATGATGGGTTGGCTCGCCGAACACCTCGGTCCGCACCTGGCTATCTTGATAGCGGGCGGCGTGCCGGCCATCGCGGCCGCGGTAGTCGCCGTCGTACTGGCCCGGAAGTCCTCGCTCCACATCAAAGTGGATTTGCGCGACCGGCGGCGTGTGCTGCGGATTGTGCAGGAGCCCCAGACGGCTTAA